The sequence CAAAGATCAAAAGCAGATATTAACCCTTAGCCGGGACTACTGCAATCAAACCTTCTGTGAAACTAAGCAAACCCATAACCCGCCGACATCCAAAAAAATACCCTGCCCTTTGCTCAAAAACGACAGGTGCAGTCTTTACCAATTTAGACCCATGATCTGCCGGATGCACGGACTACCCCACGAGCTACATAAGCCTGGATTCAATGTCATCAAAGGTCCCGGTTGTGATGCCGGAAAATTTGACAGCCGAACATATATTCCTTTTGACCGGACCCCATTTTATAAACAGATGGCTGTCATAGAAATGAAATTCAGACAGCTGACAGGCAAAACCGGAAAAATCAAAAAAACCATTGCCCAAATACTTTTAGATTCAACAACAGAAAAGAAAAGGGCCCCAAAGGCACCTTGACAGCAAGAAAACAATCCGATACTTTTATTTGAATAGCTGTTGTATTCGAAATTTTCGATAAAACGTCCCTCTCTATCTAAAGAAAACAAAACGAGTCTTTGGAGAAATTTCAATGTCAAGCGGTTTATATATCACCGCCACCCAGGCGGGCGCCGGTAAATCAGCCATTGCCATAGGCGTAATGGAAATGCTTTTTCGAAAGCTTGAGCGTGTAGGCTTTTTCAGACCCATCATCACCAAGGACCCCGAAGATGCCTGGGACCTAGATATTGAATTGATGTCCAGTCAATACCATCTTGACCGACCCTATGCCACCATGTACGGCGTCACCCAGAATGAAGCAGACCAACTGCTAAGCCACGGCAAAAAAGATGAGTTGCTTGAAAAAATCATCGAAAAATATAATGATGCCAGGCAAAAATGTTCTTTTATCCTTTGCGAAGGAACAGATTTCGTATCATCCACCACGGGTGTGGAATTTGATATCAATGCTACCATTATACAAAACCTGAACTGTCCTGTGCTCCTGGTTGCTGATGCCCACAATAAATCCATGGAAGAGGCCGCAACACTAACCGGAATGACCCTAGACTCTCTGGGAAGCAAAGGGTGTCATATCCTGGGAACCATAATCAACCGGGTGGCACCATCCGACCTGCCAGGTATCATTGATTACTTCAAAAAAACAGAATTATTCCCCGATCAACTGCTATATGCCGTT is a genomic window of uncultured Desulfobacter sp. containing:
- a CDS encoding YkgJ family cysteine cluster protein, which codes for MTHTPEHFSPLVQLYHDMDNTWNQIAQQYGFECNGCEDNCCLSLFFHHTHAEVSFLQLGFHTLPRKDQKQILTLSRDYCNQTFCETKQTHNPPTSKKIPCPLLKNDRCSLYQFRPMICRMHGLPHELHKPGFNVIKGPGCDAGKFDSRTYIPFDRTPFYKQMAVIEMKFRQLTGKTGKIKKTIAQILLDSTTEKKRAPKAP